One genomic region from Oncorhynchus keta strain PuntledgeMale-10-30-2019 chromosome 33, Oket_V2, whole genome shotgun sequence encodes:
- the ttc41 gene encoding putative tetratricopeptide repeat protein 41 isoform X3, translating to MDPQEGGRGGSYSTAPPVTAPLQPVLCSVPGDLSQEWHYLRTQVFPHLDALCQARGTCFRPLDTQWVDWESHRPSDLPDNSTSLSSQQLKISLDLITRSSSFLCLLGHRYGPFRLQQDPTPLPAAGPEREALSVVERNLNVAADGGYPWVLTGRNQKCSLTELQITQAALMGDTRHCFFYFRDYSFHGEEEDEDRYTDEGQRSLLSVFSKLTAEERHRARELKNRVVDSLQPVRFFRTLQDLGDLVKRDWKCLMEQLYGSLDLQPTCSGLLDSLDRCYHEGAVQALCRWFAPSTQTTAVTEALNTFTASLTHSDTSQSLATSRNSTIKLTGDYDKRDSDGSIFLLCGERGCGKSSLAARWLQEFRKKNPRIPAIPHFCGISSSSVDIRSVLRRITTELRLAHYGSQADWSEGLQHHVKPDHVVQAFSAAAALGPCVLVLDGLDRLTGTLGLSMQEVKDLCWLPDPLPPQCKILITATSTDVTYQRLTLRPDVHTLPWPGLSDPWVRRSVLLQHLTLPCQEPHRTLLQFILGTTTRPGMGRLPLFLAVVASELQTCRILRGKEEEEELIEEYVEVDSMAELWARVIQRWINDYGGVSEGTASQAKGTGGPSSQVSKIDLRGWVWDTLCLVHLSHAGLTEEQVLVLLEVLGYPGSIRVLPLEWARFRTAAGPWVQERPNGTLSLTHQSMGQAMDLLLLRVRPGKGSGGLRRTRQGYHLSLAQFFQRQSRELCSWPQILEELPWHLEQSEAWRELHTFFIDPQTVEHLSTTWSQSPQLRMDVVRYWTVLILRGYDPNTSYQSLLGKGSQPPTFIQSGRWAFPPATHTEQREAHSNMAFMTESQSNGKEDGCQWDPGVKGRVELLVSELLLCLNRKGEAEQILLQAENSLTQAGEQDRDGESVMLLLTVRQILAELYVETDQHREAETYCRSALVTAQTLTATCLERHERITVGKGQLLCVLCQLLFADVQTIEASQILSDIINMGHHKLHLCAQATVSLLCGIHRLSLQDPHGAEKHLQVALETRRRWYGKEHPLVVEVEECLADILADTCADTAGSLLSQSQYMNVTVW from the exons ATGGACCCACAGGAGGGAGGCCGGGGAGGGTCATACTCCACCGCCCCTCCTGTTACTGCTCCTCTCCAGCCCGTGCTGTGCTCCGTACCTGGAGATCTGTCTCAGGAGTGGCACTACCTGAGAACACAGGTGTTCCCCCACCTGGATGCCCTCTGCCAGGCCAGAGGCACCTGCTTCAGACCATTGGACACCCAGTGGGTTGACTGGGAGAGCCATCGTCCCTCTGACCTCCCTGACAATagtacctccctctcctcccagcagTTGAAGATCAGCCTAGACCTTATCAcccgctcctcctccttcctctgcctcctgGGCCACCGATACGGCCCCTTCAGGCTGCAGCAGGACCCCACACCTCTCCCAGCTGCTGGTCCAGAACGAGAAGCCCTCTCTGTGGTGGAGAGGAACCTGAATGTTGCAGCAGATGGAGGCTACCCCTGGGTCCTCACAGGGAGGAACCAGAAGTGCTCCCTGACAGAGCTGCAGATCACCCAGGCAGCCCTGATGGGTGATACCAGACACTGCTTCTTCTACTTCAGAGACTACTCTTTccatggggaagaggaggatgaagacagGTACACAGATGAAGGTCAGAGGTCGTTGCTCAGTGTGTTCTCCAAACTGACAgcggaggagagacacagagccagggAGCTGAAGAACAGGGTAGTGGACAGCCTGCAACCTGTAAGGTTCTTCAGAACGCTGCAGGATCTGGGGGACCTAGTGAAGAGGGACTGGAAGTGCCTCATGGAACAGCTCTATGGGTCCCTGGACCTGCAGCCAACCTGTTCAG GCCTCCTGGACTCCCTTGATAGATGTTATCATGAAGGTGCTGTCCAGGCTCTGTGTCGCTGGTTTGCCCCCTCCACCCAGACCACTGCTGTCACGGAGGCACTCAACACATTTACTGCCTCTCTCACTCATTCTGACACGTCTCAGAGTCTAGCAACCTCAAGGAATTCAACCATTAAGTTAACAGG CGACTATGACAAACGTGATTCCGATGGGTCTATTTTCCTGCTCTGTGGTGAAAGGGGTTGTGGGAAGTCTTCACTGGCCGCCCGGTGGCTTCAGGAGTTCCGGAAGAAGAATCCTAGAATTCCAGCCATCCCTCACTTCTGTGGAATCAGCAGCTCCAGTGTGGATATCAGATCTGTACTGAGACGCATCACCACTGAGCTACGCCTGGCCCATTATG GGTCCCAGGCTGACTGGAGTGAGGGGTTGCAGCACCATGTAAAGCCAGATCATGTGGTTCAGGCCTTCTCTGCTGCGGCTGCTCTGGGACCCTGTGTTCTAGTTCTGGACGGACTAGACAGACTTACCGGGACCCTCGGGCTCTCAATGCAGGAG GTGAAGGACCTATGCTGGCTCCCTGACCCTCTGCCTCCCCAGTGTAAGATCCTCATCACAGCGACCTCCACAGACGTCACCTACCAGAGGCTGACCCTCCGCCCAGACGTTCACACCCTCCCCTGGCCCGGCCTGTCAGACCCCTGGGTCCGCCGCAGCGTCCTGCTCCAACACCTTACCCTGCCCTGCCAGGAGCCGCACAGGACCCTACTGCAATTCATCTTGGGAACCACTACCAGGCCGGGAATGGGCCGCCTGCCGCTGTTCCTGGCGGTGGTGGCTAGCGAGCTGCAGACGTGCCGCATCctgaggggaaaggaggaggaggaggagttgatAGAGGAGTATGTGGAAGTGGATTCTATGGCGGAGCTGTGGGCCAGGGTGATTCAGCGCTGGATCAATGACTATGGCGGGGTCAGTGAGGGTACGGCCAGTCAAGCCAAAGGAACGGGAGGGCCTAGCTCTCAGGTGTCCAAGATAG ATCTCAGAGGCTGGGTATGGGACACTCTATGCCTGGTTCACCTCTCCCATGCTGGGCTGACTGAGGAGCAGGTCCTGGTCCTGCTGGAGGTTCTTGGTTATCCTGGGTCCATACGGGTTCTACCTCTGGAGTGGGCCCGGTTCCGCACTGCTGCTGGGCCCTGGGTACAGGAGAGACCCAATGGAACACTGAGCCTCACCCATCAATCAATGGGCCAAGCCATGGACCTCCTCCTGCTGA GGGTCCGTCCCGGTAAAGGTTCAGGGGGCTTGAGGAGGACCAGACAGGGCTACCATCTCAGCCTGGCCCAGTTCTTCCAGAGGCAGAGCAGGGAGCTCTGTAGCTGGCCTCAGATCCTGGAGGAGCTCCCCTGGCACCTGGAGCAGAGTGAGGCCTGGAGGGAGCTACACACCTTCTTCATAGACCCACA GACTGTAGAGCACCTGTCTACAACTTGGAGCCAGTCTCCTCAGCTGAGAATGGATGTTGTCAGGTACTGGACTGTCCTGATCCTCAGAGGTTATGACCCCAACACCTCGTACCAGAGCCTGCTGGGTAAGGGAAGCCAACCTCCTACTTTTATCCAATCAGGGCGATGGGCATTCCCTCCTGCTACACATACAG agcagagagaggcacaCAGCAACATGGCCTTCATGACTGAGTCCCAAAGTAACGGCAAAG AAGATGGTTGTCAGTGGGATCCAGGTGTGAAAGGGAGAGTGGAGTTGTTGGTCTCTGAGTTGCTGCTCTGTCTGAACAGGAAGGGGGAAGCAGAGCAGATCCTACTGCAGGCTGAGAACTCCCTCACACAG GCTGGTGAGcaggacagagacggggagagtgTGATGTTACTGCTGACAGTGCGGCAGATTTTGGCTGAGCTCTATGTGGAGACGGACCagcacagagaggcagagacatactgtagatcaGCTCTGGTGACCGCCCAGACTCTCACCGCTACCTGCCTTGAGAGACATGAGAGGATCACTGTTGGAAAGG GTCAGTTGCTTTGTGTGCTCTGCCAGCTGCTGTTTGCAGACGTCCAAACCATCGAGGCCTCTCAGATACTCAGTGACATCATCAATATGGGACACCACAAACTCCACCTGTGTGCTCAGGCCACTGTATCACTGCTCTGTGGGATACACAG ACTCAGCCTGCAAGACCCACATGGTGCTGAGAAGCACCTCCAGGTTGCCTTGGAGACCAGGAGGCGCTGGTATGGTAAAGAGCACCCTctagtggtggaggtggaggaatgCCTGGCAGACATCTTGGCCGACACCTGCGCTGACACAGCAGG TAGTTtactcagtcagtcacagtatATGAATGTcacagtgtggtga
- the ttc41 gene encoding putative tetratricopeptide repeat protein 41 isoform X4 has translation MDPQEGGRGGSYSTAPPVTAPLQPVLCSVPGDLSQEWHYLRTQVFPHLDALCQARGTCFRPLDTQWVDWESHRPSDLPDNSTSLSSQQLKISLDLITRSSSFLCLLGHRYGPFRLQQDPTPLPAAGPEREALSVVERNLNVAADGGYPWVLTGRNQKCSLTELQITQAALMGDTRHCFFYFRDYSFHGEEEDEDRYTDEGQRSLLSVFSKLTAEERHRARELKNRVVDSLQPVRFFRTLQDLGDLVKRDWKCLMEQLYGSLDLQPTCSGLLDSLDRCYHEGAVQALCRWFAPSTQTTAVTEALNTFTASLTHSDTSQSLATSRNSTIKLTGDYDKRDSDGSIFLLCGERGCGKSSLAARWLQEFRKKNPRIPAIPHFCGISSSSVDIRSVLRRITTELRLAHYGSQADWSEGLQHHVKPDHVVQAFSAAAALGPCVLVLDGLDRLTGTLGLSMQEVKDLCWLPDPLPPQCKILITATSTDVTYQRLTLRPDVHTLPWPGLSDPWVRRSVLLQHLTLPCQEPHRTLLQFILGTTTRPGMGRLPLFLAVVASELQTCRILRGKEEEEELIEEYVEVDSMAELWARVIQRWINDYGGVSEGTASQAKGTGGPSSQVSKIDLRGWVWDTLCLVHLSHAGLTEEQVLVLLEVLGYPGSIRVLPLEWARFRTAAGPWVQERPNGTLSLTHQSMGQAMDLLLLRVRPGKGSGGLRRTRQGYHLSLAQFFQRQSRELCSWPQILEELPWHLEQSEAWRELHTFFIDPQTVEHLSTTWSQSPQLRMDVVRYWTVLILRGYDPNTSYQSLLGKGSQPPTFIQSGRWAFPPATHTEQREAHSNMAFMTESQSNGKEDGCQWDPGVKGRVELLVSELLLCLNRKGEAEQILLQAENSLTQAGEQDRDGESVMLLLTVRQILAELYVETDQHREAETYCRSALVTAQTLTATCLERHERITVGKGQLLCVLCQLLFADVQTIEASQILSDIINMGHHKLHLCAQATVSLLCGIHRLSLQDPHGAEKHLQVALETRRRWYGKEHPLVVEVEECLADILADTCADTAGLLSQSQYMNVTVW, from the exons ATGGACCCACAGGAGGGAGGCCGGGGAGGGTCATACTCCACCGCCCCTCCTGTTACTGCTCCTCTCCAGCCCGTGCTGTGCTCCGTACCTGGAGATCTGTCTCAGGAGTGGCACTACCTGAGAACACAGGTGTTCCCCCACCTGGATGCCCTCTGCCAGGCCAGAGGCACCTGCTTCAGACCATTGGACACCCAGTGGGTTGACTGGGAGAGCCATCGTCCCTCTGACCTCCCTGACAATagtacctccctctcctcccagcagTTGAAGATCAGCCTAGACCTTATCAcccgctcctcctccttcctctgcctcctgGGCCACCGATACGGCCCCTTCAGGCTGCAGCAGGACCCCACACCTCTCCCAGCTGCTGGTCCAGAACGAGAAGCCCTCTCTGTGGTGGAGAGGAACCTGAATGTTGCAGCAGATGGAGGCTACCCCTGGGTCCTCACAGGGAGGAACCAGAAGTGCTCCCTGACAGAGCTGCAGATCACCCAGGCAGCCCTGATGGGTGATACCAGACACTGCTTCTTCTACTTCAGAGACTACTCTTTccatggggaagaggaggatgaagacagGTACACAGATGAAGGTCAGAGGTCGTTGCTCAGTGTGTTCTCCAAACTGACAgcggaggagagacacagagccagggAGCTGAAGAACAGGGTAGTGGACAGCCTGCAACCTGTAAGGTTCTTCAGAACGCTGCAGGATCTGGGGGACCTAGTGAAGAGGGACTGGAAGTGCCTCATGGAACAGCTCTATGGGTCCCTGGACCTGCAGCCAACCTGTTCAG GCCTCCTGGACTCCCTTGATAGATGTTATCATGAAGGTGCTGTCCAGGCTCTGTGTCGCTGGTTTGCCCCCTCCACCCAGACCACTGCTGTCACGGAGGCACTCAACACATTTACTGCCTCTCTCACTCATTCTGACACGTCTCAGAGTCTAGCAACCTCAAGGAATTCAACCATTAAGTTAACAGG CGACTATGACAAACGTGATTCCGATGGGTCTATTTTCCTGCTCTGTGGTGAAAGGGGTTGTGGGAAGTCTTCACTGGCCGCCCGGTGGCTTCAGGAGTTCCGGAAGAAGAATCCTAGAATTCCAGCCATCCCTCACTTCTGTGGAATCAGCAGCTCCAGTGTGGATATCAGATCTGTACTGAGACGCATCACCACTGAGCTACGCCTGGCCCATTATG GGTCCCAGGCTGACTGGAGTGAGGGGTTGCAGCACCATGTAAAGCCAGATCATGTGGTTCAGGCCTTCTCTGCTGCGGCTGCTCTGGGACCCTGTGTTCTAGTTCTGGACGGACTAGACAGACTTACCGGGACCCTCGGGCTCTCAATGCAGGAG GTGAAGGACCTATGCTGGCTCCCTGACCCTCTGCCTCCCCAGTGTAAGATCCTCATCACAGCGACCTCCACAGACGTCACCTACCAGAGGCTGACCCTCCGCCCAGACGTTCACACCCTCCCCTGGCCCGGCCTGTCAGACCCCTGGGTCCGCCGCAGCGTCCTGCTCCAACACCTTACCCTGCCCTGCCAGGAGCCGCACAGGACCCTACTGCAATTCATCTTGGGAACCACTACCAGGCCGGGAATGGGCCGCCTGCCGCTGTTCCTGGCGGTGGTGGCTAGCGAGCTGCAGACGTGCCGCATCctgaggggaaaggaggaggaggaggagttgatAGAGGAGTATGTGGAAGTGGATTCTATGGCGGAGCTGTGGGCCAGGGTGATTCAGCGCTGGATCAATGACTATGGCGGGGTCAGTGAGGGTACGGCCAGTCAAGCCAAAGGAACGGGAGGGCCTAGCTCTCAGGTGTCCAAGATAG ATCTCAGAGGCTGGGTATGGGACACTCTATGCCTGGTTCACCTCTCCCATGCTGGGCTGACTGAGGAGCAGGTCCTGGTCCTGCTGGAGGTTCTTGGTTATCCTGGGTCCATACGGGTTCTACCTCTGGAGTGGGCCCGGTTCCGCACTGCTGCTGGGCCCTGGGTACAGGAGAGACCCAATGGAACACTGAGCCTCACCCATCAATCAATGGGCCAAGCCATGGACCTCCTCCTGCTGA GGGTCCGTCCCGGTAAAGGTTCAGGGGGCTTGAGGAGGACCAGACAGGGCTACCATCTCAGCCTGGCCCAGTTCTTCCAGAGGCAGAGCAGGGAGCTCTGTAGCTGGCCTCAGATCCTGGAGGAGCTCCCCTGGCACCTGGAGCAGAGTGAGGCCTGGAGGGAGCTACACACCTTCTTCATAGACCCACA GACTGTAGAGCACCTGTCTACAACTTGGAGCCAGTCTCCTCAGCTGAGAATGGATGTTGTCAGGTACTGGACTGTCCTGATCCTCAGAGGTTATGACCCCAACACCTCGTACCAGAGCCTGCTGGGTAAGGGAAGCCAACCTCCTACTTTTATCCAATCAGGGCGATGGGCATTCCCTCCTGCTACACATACAG agcagagagaggcacaCAGCAACATGGCCTTCATGACTGAGTCCCAAAGTAACGGCAAAG AAGATGGTTGTCAGTGGGATCCAGGTGTGAAAGGGAGAGTGGAGTTGTTGGTCTCTGAGTTGCTGCTCTGTCTGAACAGGAAGGGGGAAGCAGAGCAGATCCTACTGCAGGCTGAGAACTCCCTCACACAG GCTGGTGAGcaggacagagacggggagagtgTGATGTTACTGCTGACAGTGCGGCAGATTTTGGCTGAGCTCTATGTGGAGACGGACCagcacagagaggcagagacatactgtagatcaGCTCTGGTGACCGCCCAGACTCTCACCGCTACCTGCCTTGAGAGACATGAGAGGATCACTGTTGGAAAGG GTCAGTTGCTTTGTGTGCTCTGCCAGCTGCTGTTTGCAGACGTCCAAACCATCGAGGCCTCTCAGATACTCAGTGACATCATCAATATGGGACACCACAAACTCCACCTGTGTGCTCAGGCCACTGTATCACTGCTCTGTGGGATACACAG ACTCAGCCTGCAAGACCCACATGGTGCTGAGAAGCACCTCCAGGTTGCCTTGGAGACCAGGAGGCGCTGGTATGGTAAAGAGCACCCTctagtggtggaggtggaggaatgCCTGGCAGACATCTTGGCCGACACCTGCGCTGACACAGCAGG TTtactcagtcagtcacagtatATGAATGTcacagtgtggtga
- the ttc41 gene encoding tetratricopeptide repeat protein 41 isoform X1 yields MDPQEGGRGGSYSTAPPVTAPLQPVLCSVPGDLSQEWHYLRTQVFPHLDALCQARGTCFRPLDTQWVDWESHRPSDLPDNSTSLSSQQLKISLDLITRSSSFLCLLGHRYGPFRLQQDPTPLPAAGPEREALSVVERNLNVAADGGYPWVLTGRNQKCSLTELQITQAALMGDTRHCFFYFRDYSFHGEEEDEDRYTDEGQRSLLSVFSKLTAEERHRARELKNRVVDSLQPVRFFRTLQDLGDLVKRDWKCLMEQLYGSLDLQPTCSGLLDSLDRCYHEGAVQALCRWFAPSTQTTAVTEALNTFTASLTHSDTSQSLATSRNSTIKLTGDYDKRDSDGSIFLLCGERGCGKSSLAARWLQEFRKKNPRIPAIPHFCGISSSSVDIRSVLRRITTELRLAHYGSQADWSEGLQHHVKPDHVVQAFSAAAALGPCVLVLDGLDRLTGTLGLSMQEVKDLCWLPDPLPPQCKILITATSTDVTYQRLTLRPDVHTLPWPGLSDPWVRRSVLLQHLTLPCQEPHRTLLQFILGTTTRPGMGRLPLFLAVVASELQTCRILRGKEEEEELIEEYVEVDSMAELWARVIQRWINDYGGVSEGTASQAKGTGGPSSQVSKIDLRGWVWDTLCLVHLSHAGLTEEQVLVLLEVLGYPGSIRVLPLEWARFRTAAGPWVQERPNGTLSLTHQSMGQAMDLLLLRVRPGKGSGGLRRTRQGYHLSLAQFFQRQSRELCSWPQILEELPWHLEQSEAWRELHTFFIDPQTVEHLSTTWSQSPQLRMDVVRYWTVLILRGYDPNTSYQSLLGKGSQPPTFIQSGRWAFPPATHTEQREAHSNMAFMTESQSNGKEDGCQWDPGVKGRVELLVSELLLCLNRKGEAEQILLQAENSLTQAGEQDRDGESVMLLLTVRQILAELYVETDQHREAETYCRSALVTAQTLTATCLERHERITVGKGQLLCVLCQLLFADVQTIEASQILSDIINMGHHKLHLCAQATVSLLCGIHRLSLQDPHGAEKHLQVALETRRRWYGKEHPLVVEVEECLADILADTCADTAGLRQRLAVELYRHTVHVKDQDMKLCPPASPCLQAKGCSLAGTLVKLGRQIFHGSGKTESREAVELLQRALDLYICFLGSDHTLTRDLQQVLNTESRRPLTPQVPRSTPLSHISTRRLSSGTRPNTAAPLHSHLAWYRGTTHTPLDPSVNRSLSAPSNKSRNTQPELKPEPVEYQNHNNRQNRRSSSPRTWSAFQTTVFGPQSDIRNLISELKPSPASAPGFRSIDRTRVLHRAGWCHLPGRYVLEERTVTALNREIGYPLHTQRCTPLVRQTGQGQGGEQSWRDRVSYSARKQ; encoded by the exons ATGGACCCACAGGAGGGAGGCCGGGGAGGGTCATACTCCACCGCCCCTCCTGTTACTGCTCCTCTCCAGCCCGTGCTGTGCTCCGTACCTGGAGATCTGTCTCAGGAGTGGCACTACCTGAGAACACAGGTGTTCCCCCACCTGGATGCCCTCTGCCAGGCCAGAGGCACCTGCTTCAGACCATTGGACACCCAGTGGGTTGACTGGGAGAGCCATCGTCCCTCTGACCTCCCTGACAATagtacctccctctcctcccagcagTTGAAGATCAGCCTAGACCTTATCAcccgctcctcctccttcctctgcctcctgGGCCACCGATACGGCCCCTTCAGGCTGCAGCAGGACCCCACACCTCTCCCAGCTGCTGGTCCAGAACGAGAAGCCCTCTCTGTGGTGGAGAGGAACCTGAATGTTGCAGCAGATGGAGGCTACCCCTGGGTCCTCACAGGGAGGAACCAGAAGTGCTCCCTGACAGAGCTGCAGATCACCCAGGCAGCCCTGATGGGTGATACCAGACACTGCTTCTTCTACTTCAGAGACTACTCTTTccatggggaagaggaggatgaagacagGTACACAGATGAAGGTCAGAGGTCGTTGCTCAGTGTGTTCTCCAAACTGACAgcggaggagagacacagagccagggAGCTGAAGAACAGGGTAGTGGACAGCCTGCAACCTGTAAGGTTCTTCAGAACGCTGCAGGATCTGGGGGACCTAGTGAAGAGGGACTGGAAGTGCCTCATGGAACAGCTCTATGGGTCCCTGGACCTGCAGCCAACCTGTTCAG GCCTCCTGGACTCCCTTGATAGATGTTATCATGAAGGTGCTGTCCAGGCTCTGTGTCGCTGGTTTGCCCCCTCCACCCAGACCACTGCTGTCACGGAGGCACTCAACACATTTACTGCCTCTCTCACTCATTCTGACACGTCTCAGAGTCTAGCAACCTCAAGGAATTCAACCATTAAGTTAACAGG CGACTATGACAAACGTGATTCCGATGGGTCTATTTTCCTGCTCTGTGGTGAAAGGGGTTGTGGGAAGTCTTCACTGGCCGCCCGGTGGCTTCAGGAGTTCCGGAAGAAGAATCCTAGAATTCCAGCCATCCCTCACTTCTGTGGAATCAGCAGCTCCAGTGTGGATATCAGATCTGTACTGAGACGCATCACCACTGAGCTACGCCTGGCCCATTATG GGTCCCAGGCTGACTGGAGTGAGGGGTTGCAGCACCATGTAAAGCCAGATCATGTGGTTCAGGCCTTCTCTGCTGCGGCTGCTCTGGGACCCTGTGTTCTAGTTCTGGACGGACTAGACAGACTTACCGGGACCCTCGGGCTCTCAATGCAGGAG GTGAAGGACCTATGCTGGCTCCCTGACCCTCTGCCTCCCCAGTGTAAGATCCTCATCACAGCGACCTCCACAGACGTCACCTACCAGAGGCTGACCCTCCGCCCAGACGTTCACACCCTCCCCTGGCCCGGCCTGTCAGACCCCTGGGTCCGCCGCAGCGTCCTGCTCCAACACCTTACCCTGCCCTGCCAGGAGCCGCACAGGACCCTACTGCAATTCATCTTGGGAACCACTACCAGGCCGGGAATGGGCCGCCTGCCGCTGTTCCTGGCGGTGGTGGCTAGCGAGCTGCAGACGTGCCGCATCctgaggggaaaggaggaggaggaggagttgatAGAGGAGTATGTGGAAGTGGATTCTATGGCGGAGCTGTGGGCCAGGGTGATTCAGCGCTGGATCAATGACTATGGCGGGGTCAGTGAGGGTACGGCCAGTCAAGCCAAAGGAACGGGAGGGCCTAGCTCTCAGGTGTCCAAGATAG ATCTCAGAGGCTGGGTATGGGACACTCTATGCCTGGTTCACCTCTCCCATGCTGGGCTGACTGAGGAGCAGGTCCTGGTCCTGCTGGAGGTTCTTGGTTATCCTGGGTCCATACGGGTTCTACCTCTGGAGTGGGCCCGGTTCCGCACTGCTGCTGGGCCCTGGGTACAGGAGAGACCCAATGGAACACTGAGCCTCACCCATCAATCAATGGGCCAAGCCATGGACCTCCTCCTGCTGA GGGTCCGTCCCGGTAAAGGTTCAGGGGGCTTGAGGAGGACCAGACAGGGCTACCATCTCAGCCTGGCCCAGTTCTTCCAGAGGCAGAGCAGGGAGCTCTGTAGCTGGCCTCAGATCCTGGAGGAGCTCCCCTGGCACCTGGAGCAGAGTGAGGCCTGGAGGGAGCTACACACCTTCTTCATAGACCCACA GACTGTAGAGCACCTGTCTACAACTTGGAGCCAGTCTCCTCAGCTGAGAATGGATGTTGTCAGGTACTGGACTGTCCTGATCCTCAGAGGTTATGACCCCAACACCTCGTACCAGAGCCTGCTGGGTAAGGGAAGCCAACCTCCTACTTTTATCCAATCAGGGCGATGGGCATTCCCTCCTGCTACACATACAG agcagagagaggcacaCAGCAACATGGCCTTCATGACTGAGTCCCAAAGTAACGGCAAAG AAGATGGTTGTCAGTGGGATCCAGGTGTGAAAGGGAGAGTGGAGTTGTTGGTCTCTGAGTTGCTGCTCTGTCTGAACAGGAAGGGGGAAGCAGAGCAGATCCTACTGCAGGCTGAGAACTCCCTCACACAG GCTGGTGAGcaggacagagacggggagagtgTGATGTTACTGCTGACAGTGCGGCAGATTTTGGCTGAGCTCTATGTGGAGACGGACCagcacagagaggcagagacatactgtagatcaGCTCTGGTGACCGCCCAGACTCTCACCGCTACCTGCCTTGAGAGACATGAGAGGATCACTGTTGGAAAGG GTCAGTTGCTTTGTGTGCTCTGCCAGCTGCTGTTTGCAGACGTCCAAACCATCGAGGCCTCTCAGATACTCAGTGACATCATCAATATGGGACACCACAAACTCCACCTGTGTGCTCAGGCCACTGTATCACTGCTCTGTGGGATACACAG ACTCAGCCTGCAAGACCCACATGGTGCTGAGAAGCACCTCCAGGTTGCCTTGGAGACCAGGAGGCGCTGGTATGGTAAAGAGCACCCTctagtggtggaggtggaggaatgCCTGGCAGACATCTTGGCCGACACCTGCGCTGACACAGCAGG GTTGAGGCAGAGGCTAGCAGTGGAGCTGTATCGACACACGGTGCACGTCAAAGACCAGGACATGAAGCTTTGTCCCCCCGCATCGCCGTGTCTTCAGGCGAAGGGATGCAGCCTCGCAGGCACTTTGGTCAAACTTG gcaggcagatatTTCATGGCTCCGGtaagacagagagtagagaggctGTTGAACTGCTGCAGAGAGCTCTGGACCTGTATATCTGCTTCCTGGGGTCTGATCACACACTGACCAGGGACTTACAACA GGTTTTAAACACAGAATCCAGGAGACCTCTGACCCCTCAGGTCCCCAGGTCCACACCCCTCTCCCACATCTCCACTAGGAGACTAAGCAGTGGGACCAGACCCAATACAGCTGCACCCCTCCACTCCCACCTGGCCTGGTACAGGGgcaccacacacacccctctggaCCCTTCCGTAAACAGATCCCTGTCAGCCCCATCCAACAAGTCCCGCAATACACAGCCAGAATTGAAACCAGAACCAGTGGAGTACCAGAACCACAACAACAGACAGAACCGACGGTCTTCTTCTCCCAGGACCTGGTCTGCCTTCCAGACCACAGTGTTCGGGCCACAGAGTGACATCAGAAACCTGATCTCAGAACTCAAACCCAGTCCTGCTTCAGCACCGGGCTTTCGTTCCATAGACAGGACCCGGGTGCTGCATAGGGCAGGCTGGTGCCACCTACCAGGCAGGTACGTGCTGGAGGAACGGACAGTAACAGCTTTGAACAGAGAGATTGGATACCCTttgcacacacagagatgcacccctctggtcagacagacaggccagggacagggaggagaacagagctggagagacagagtgtCTTATTCTGCCAGGAAGcaatag